In Xyrauchen texanus isolate HMW12.3.18 chromosome 14, RBS_HiC_50CHRs, whole genome shotgun sequence, the following are encoded in one genomic region:
- the gja3 gene encoding gap junction alpha-3 protein, which produces MGDWSFLVRLLENAQEHSTVIGKVWLTVLFIFRILVLGTAAEDVWGDEQSDFTCNTQQPGCENVCYDEAFPISHIRFWVLQIIFVSMPTFIYLGHVLHIVRMEEKRTERKEEHRKACRLQEEKELLYRNGQGGESGGRGGGSGEKKVKPPIRDEHGKIRIRGALLRTYVFNIIFKTVFEVGFILGQYFLYGFQLRALYKCARWPCPNTVDCFISRPTEKTIFIIFMLVVACVSLLLNLLEIYHLGWKKVKQGMTNEFAHDHELLPNSNEAEAESVIASPRTAPPALSYPPDYTEVVVGGGAFLQAVSVPSTAEFKMDPLHEEMEETSPFFISNNNHRLAAEQNWANLATEQQTREMNAASPSPSSSSHSSDNGQQVKDAAQPIGTPTSTGGSLSGGAEEGHVITTVEMHEPPVIFTDVRRLSRASKASSVRARPNDLAV; this is translated from the coding sequence ATGGGTGACTGGAGCTTTCTTGTGCGGCTCTTGGAAAATGCACAGGAACACTCAACCGTGATCGGCAAAGTCTGGCTGACGGTACTCTTCATTTTTAGGATTCTGGTGTTGGGGACAGCTGCCGAGGATGTCTGGGGCGACGAGCAATCCGACTTCACCTGTAACACGCAGCAGCCCGGCTGCGAGAACGTCTGTTATGACGAGGCCTTCCCCATCTCCCACATCCGCTTTTGGGTGCTTCAAATCATCTTTGTGTCCATGCCGACGTTCATCTACCTGGGCCATGTGCTGCACATTGTTCGCATGGAGGAAAAGAGGACAGAACGCAAGGAGGAGCATCGAAAGGCATGCAGACTCCAGGAGGAGAAAGAACTCCTGTATAGAAATGGTCAGGGAGGGGAGTCTGGCGGACGGGGTGGGGGCAGTGGCGAAAAAAAGGTGAAACCGCCAATCAGAGATGAGCACGGGAAAATCCGCATCAGAGGTGCCTTGTTGCGCACCTATGTGTTCAACATCATTTTCAAGACGGTGTTTGAAGTGGGCTTTATTTTAGGTCAGTATTTCCTCTATGGGTTCCAGTTGAGAGCCCTGTATAAGTGTGCACGGTGGCCTTGCCCGAACACGGTGGACTGCTTCATTTCCCGGCCCACGGAAAAAACTATCTTCATCATATTTATGCTTGTGGTGGCTTGCGTGTCCCTTTTGCTGAATTTGTTAGAAATCTATCACCTCGgatggaagaaagtcaaacagggcATGACCAATGAGTTTGCCCATGACCATGAGTTACTGCCCAATTCTAATGAAGCAGAGGCCGAATCTGTGATCGCATCTCCCAGAACTGCCCCACCCGCCCTCAGCTACCCGCCAGACTACACGGAGGTAGTGGTGGGTGGCGGTGCCTTCCTACAGGCTGTGTCGGTGCCCTCCACGGCAGAGTTTAAGATGGACCCTCTGCACGAGGAGATGGAGGAGACCTCACCTTTCTTCATCAGCAACAACAACCACAGGCTGGCCGCTGAGCAGAACTGGGCCAACCTGGCCACCGAGCAGCAGACTCGGGAGATGAACGCCGCCTCCCCCTCCCCTTCCTCCTCCTCTCATTCCTCTGATAACGGGCAGCAAGTCAAAGATGCTGCTCAACCCATTGGCACCCCCACTTCGACTGGCGGCAGTTTGAGTGGTGGGGCAGAGGAGGGCCATGTCATCACCACAGTGGAGATGCACGAGCCACCCGTTATTTTCACTGATGTGCGACGACTGAGCAGGGCTAGTAAAGCAAGCAGTGTCAGAGCAAGACCCAATGATCTGGCAGTGTAG
- the gjb8 gene encoding gap junction protein beta 8: MSWVALYAQLGGVNKHSTSLGKIWLSVLFIFRISILIIAAETVWGDEQSDFICNTQQPGCKNVCYDHFFPVSHIRFWCLQLIFVSTPALMVAMHVAYHKHNVKKDLISNRGDTVKEDELESLKKRRLSITGPLWWTYTCSLFFRLLFEAGFMYALYYVYDGFQMQRLVKCEQWPCPNKVDCFISRPTEKTVFTIFMVGSSSLCIVLNVAELFYLIVKALMRCSARAKGGRRSFILQDKMSSENAFLQNQKNTRLLSSVSDSSTNKTA; encoded by the coding sequence ATGAGTTGGGTAGCACTATATGCCCAGCTGGGAGGGGTGAATAAACACTCCACCAGTTTGGGCAAGATCTGGCTGTCTGTCCTCTTCATCTTTCGCATTAGCATCCTCATAATAGCTGCCGAGACAGTCTGGGGGGATGAGCAGTCTGATTTCATCTGTAACACACAACAGCCTGGCTGCAAAAACGTGTGTTACGACCACTTCTTTCCTGTCTCACACATCCGTTTCTGGTGCTTGCAGCTCATCTTTGTGTCCACGCCAGCTTTGATGGTGGCTATGCATGTGGCATATCACAAACACAATGTAAAGAAAGACCTTATTTCTAACCGCGGTGACACTGTTAAAGAGGATGAACTGGAGAGCCTGAAGAAGAGGCGTCTTTCCATCACTGGCCCGCTTTGGTGGACCTATACCTGCAGCCTGTTCTTCCGACTCCTTTTTGAGGCGGGATTTATGTATGCCCTTTATTATGTCTATGATGGGTTTCAGATGCAACGTCTTGTAAAGTGTGAGCAATGGCCCTGTCCCAATAAAGTTGATTGCTTTATCTCACGGCCAACTGAGAAGACGGTCTTCACCATTTTCATGGTGGGATCTTCATCCCTCTGTATTGTGCTTAATGTGGCTGAGCTGTTCTACTTGATTGTGAAAGCATTGATGAGGTGCTCTGCCAGAGCCAAGGGAGGGCGTCGCTCCTTTATACTCCAAGATAAAATGTCTTCAGAAAATGCATTCTTACAGAACCAAAAGAATACGAGGTTGCTGTCATCAGTTTCAGACTCCTCAACCAACAAGACTGCATAA